One Agrobacterium vaccinii DNA window includes the following coding sequences:
- the trpS gene encoding tryptophan--tRNA ligase — protein sequence MNAFKPLVFSGVQPTGNLHLGNYLGAIRKFVALQEDNDCIYCVVDMHAITAQLVHADLKAQTRSIAAAFIAAGIDPVKHIVFNQSAVPQHAELAWVFNCVARIGWMERMTQFKDKSGKNAEQVSLGLLAYPSLMAADILVYRATHVPVGDDQKQHLELARDIAQKFNIDFSANIRNAGLGVDITVGNEPVHAYFPMVEPLIGGPAPRVMSLKDGTKKMSKSDPSDLSRINLMDDVDTLSRKIKKAKTDPDALPSEVEGLKGRAEAENLIGIYAALSDKTKAEVLAEFGGQQFSAFKPALVDLAVNVLAPINSEMRRLLDDTSHIDAILKQGGERARAIAEKTMDDVRDIIGFLR from the coding sequence ATGAACGCATTCAAGCCACTGGTTTTCTCAGGTGTTCAGCCAACCGGAAACCTGCACCTCGGCAATTATCTCGGTGCCATCCGCAAATTCGTTGCGCTTCAGGAAGACAATGACTGCATCTACTGCGTCGTGGATATGCACGCCATTACTGCGCAGCTGGTGCATGCGGACCTGAAGGCGCAGACACGTTCCATCGCGGCGGCCTTCATTGCGGCAGGTATCGATCCGGTCAAGCATATCGTCTTCAATCAGTCCGCCGTGCCGCAGCATGCGGAACTGGCATGGGTGTTCAACTGCGTTGCGCGCATCGGCTGGATGGAGCGCATGACCCAGTTCAAGGACAAGTCCGGCAAGAATGCCGAACAGGTCTCGCTGGGTCTGCTTGCCTATCCAAGCCTTATGGCTGCGGACATTCTGGTGTATCGCGCGACCCACGTTCCCGTCGGTGACGACCAGAAACAGCATCTGGAACTGGCGCGCGATATCGCCCAGAAATTCAACATCGACTTTAGCGCCAATATTCGCAATGCCGGTCTCGGTGTTGATATCACTGTCGGCAACGAGCCCGTTCACGCCTATTTCCCGATGGTCGAGCCGCTGATCGGCGGACCCGCTCCACGCGTGATGTCCCTGAAGGACGGCACCAAGAAGATGTCGAAGTCCGACCCGTCGGATCTGTCGCGCATCAACCTGATGGACGATGTCGATACGCTGTCGCGCAAGATCAAGAAGGCGAAGACGGACCCGGATGCCTTGCCAAGCGAAGTCGAGGGTTTGAAGGGTCGCGCCGAAGCTGAAAACCTCATCGGCATTTATGCGGCCCTGTCCGACAAGACCAAGGCTGAGGTTCTCGCGGAATTCGGCGGGCAGCAGTTCTCGGCCTTTAAGCCTGCGCTTGTAGACCTGGCCGTCAACGTTCTCGCGCCCATCAACAGCGAGATGCGTCGCCTTCTGGATGACACCAGTCATATCGATGCGATCCTGAAGCAGGGTGGAGAGCGGGCACGTGCGATTGCGGAAAAGACGATGGACGATGTGCGTGACATCATCGGCTTTCTGCGCTGA
- a CDS encoding universal stress protein, with the protein MVSKRLSRLEGHRRKFLAVIDGTPECERAVHYAGRRAKNSNGALVLLYVIPEGDFQQWLGVEQIMRAEALEEAEASLAKVAQRVRESVGIEPEAVIREGNAADQIHGLIEEDRDIAILVLAAGSTKDGPGPLVSSIAGRGAAFPIPVTVLPDTLSDEEIDALC; encoded by the coding sequence ATGGTATCGAAACGACTTTCGCGTCTCGAAGGACACCGTCGTAAGTTTCTGGCGGTCATCGATGGCACCCCCGAATGCGAGCGGGCCGTCCACTATGCCGGTCGCCGCGCCAAGAACTCCAACGGCGCACTCGTGCTTCTCTATGTCATCCCTGAAGGGGACTTTCAGCAGTGGCTGGGCGTGGAGCAGATCATGCGCGCCGAGGCTCTTGAGGAAGCGGAAGCTTCGCTGGCGAAAGTGGCTCAGAGAGTGCGAGAAAGCGTCGGCATCGAGCCGGAAGCAGTGATCCGCGAAGGCAACGCGGCCGACCAGATCCATGGCCTGATTGAGGAAGACCGCGACATCGCCATTCTCGTGCTGGCCGCTGGCTCCACCAAGGATGGTCCCGGTCCGCTGGTATCGTCGATCGCTGGACGCGGTGCTGCGTTCCCCATTCCCGTGACGGTGCTGCCCGATACGCTGAGCGATGAGGAAATCGACGCCCTCTGCTAA
- a CDS encoding NifU family protein, with product MFIQTESTPNPATLKFLPGKVVLENGTAEFLNAAQAQASPLAAVLFEIPGVTGVYYGFDFITVSKDGAEWQHLKPAILGSIMEHFMSGRPLMGTAVSAEISDEEEEFFEAGDETIVATIKELLETRVRPAVAQDGGDITFRGFRDGTVFLNMKGACSGCPSSTATLKHGVQNLLRHFVPEVQEVEAV from the coding sequence ATGTTCATTCAGACAGAATCCACGCCCAACCCGGCAACGCTGAAATTTCTGCCGGGAAAGGTCGTTCTGGAAAACGGAACGGCGGAATTCCTGAATGCAGCGCAGGCGCAGGCGTCGCCTCTGGCCGCGGTTCTGTTCGAAATTCCCGGTGTGACGGGCGTTTACTACGGGTTCGATTTTATCACTGTCTCCAAGGATGGCGCCGAATGGCAGCATCTCAAGCCAGCGATCCTCGGCTCGATCATGGAGCATTTCATGTCGGGTCGTCCCCTGATGGGCACGGCCGTATCGGCAGAAATTTCCGATGAAGAGGAAGAGTTCTTCGAAGCGGGCGATGAGACCATTGTCGCCACGATCAAGGAACTTCTTGAGACCCGCGTTCGCCCGGCTGTGGCGCAGGATGGCGGCGACATCACGTTCCGTGGTTTCCGCGATGGCACGGTGTTCCTCAATATGAAGGGTGCGTGCTCCGGCTGCCCATCCTCCACCGCAACACTCAAGCATGGCGTTCAGAACCTGCTTCGCCACTTCGTTCCCGAAGTGCAAGAGGTCGAGGCCGTCTGA
- the tsaB gene encoding tRNA (adenosine(37)-N6)-threonylcarbamoyltransferase complex dimerization subunit type 1 TsaB: MIVLSIDTSGVDCSACLYDSAGDAVLGQVTENIGKGHAELLMGIIEGALQQASLTLQDVGRIAVTIGPGSFTGIRVGVAAARGFALSLGIEAVGVTTLETLAAHHLRTHPGQPVAVGLDAKRDEAYLQMFAADGSPSTEAALVSLTDAKAALVGFNGEAIGSAAPLLAGGETGSGPDHFDIATVARLCASKPQGLPKPAPLYLRGPDAKPQSGFALERRSVA, translated from the coding sequence ATGATTGTTCTGTCCATCGATACCTCGGGTGTGGATTGCTCCGCCTGTCTCTATGACAGCGCGGGTGATGCTGTGCTGGGCCAGGTCACCGAAAACATCGGCAAGGGCCACGCCGAATTGCTGATGGGCATCATAGAAGGCGCCTTGCAGCAGGCTTCGCTAACCCTGCAGGATGTCGGGCGCATCGCGGTCACCATCGGACCGGGCTCTTTTACGGGTATTCGGGTCGGCGTTGCCGCGGCGCGCGGATTTGCTTTATCCCTGGGCATAGAGGCCGTGGGTGTCACGACACTGGAAACGTTGGCCGCACATCACCTGCGTACGCATCCCGGACAACCGGTCGCAGTCGGGCTCGATGCCAAGCGCGACGAAGCCTATCTCCAGATGTTTGCTGCAGATGGATCACCATCAACTGAGGCCGCCCTTGTTTCGTTGACGGATGCGAAAGCGGCGCTCGTCGGCTTTAACGGTGAGGCCATCGGCTCAGCCGCGCCGCTTCTGGCCGGTGGCGAGACCGGCTCAGGCCCAGATCATTTCGACATCGCGACGGTCGCCCGCCTCTGCGCTTCGAAGCCACAGGGCCTGCCCAAGCCGGCTCCTCTTTATCTGCGTGGGCCCGATGCCAAGCCGCAATCGGGATTTGCACTGGAACGCCGCTCGGTTGCCTGA
- a CDS encoding GNAT family N-acetyltransferase: MFDDYLSWKPFFEIVPMEHGDCVDIAALHATRFPRAWNDGEFSGLLSQSSVFGAVARQTNAFFSKPLGGFVLSREAGGEAEILTIAVSDKFARVGLGWRLMQTAMREASMRGAETMFLEVDGANGSAIGLYQKLGFKTVAERRAYYTAKDGTKSMALVMRRDLR, encoded by the coding sequence ATGTTCGACGATTATCTAAGCTGGAAACCCTTTTTCGAGATCGTGCCGATGGAGCATGGCGACTGCGTCGATATCGCCGCACTGCACGCGACGCGCTTTCCACGCGCCTGGAACGACGGCGAATTTTCCGGTCTTTTGAGCCAGTCCAGCGTTTTCGGCGCGGTTGCCCGCCAGACGAATGCCTTTTTCAGCAAGCCGTTGGGGGGCTTCGTGCTCTCGCGCGAGGCAGGCGGCGAGGCGGAAATCCTCACCATTGCGGTTTCCGACAAGTTTGCGCGTGTCGGCCTTGGCTGGCGGCTGATGCAGACGGCCATGCGTGAAGCGTCGATGCGGGGTGCCGAAACCATGTTTCTGGAGGTCGATGGTGCCAATGGATCGGCCATCGGCCTCTATCAGAAGCTTGGGTTCAAGACGGTCGCGGAACGCCGGGCCTATTACACCGCCAAGGATGGCACGAAATCCATGGCGCTTGTCATGCGGCGCGATCTTCGCTAG